One Ignavibacterium album JCM 16511 genomic region harbors:
- a CDS encoding S8 family serine peptidase, producing the protein MKYLTIKIFIFIWIFNSLVFLQNNIHINGRDYIKQNNKWFIKDLNSDELLPLNELSMTVKLKERVPRQALEALNMVNNITILRENELGYIDLKLPQGAIFHQRLNAYLSSGLFESVEMNSFGGTNSTPNDPFFSSQYHWFNINGWPHINAPFAWDTETGATNPVTVAVLDLGVDSLNIDLNLSSVKWDFYNNDPEPQPIANDHHGTGVAGVIGAKTNNGLMVSGISGGWGNNNLGSKIMAIRVGSGEFIDGERVDDAIIFAANNGAKVINMSFWIDETRAIKDAIEYAYNQKGCLLVAAAGNQINQTNLRFPAKHPKVHSVGGITKSWLYYNNRGTDLDVVAPNENIVTTANGTFGIGQFSGTSFSSPQVAGVGALLYSRKPDILHMDIRKVINQTAIYTPQMESDPTKFGNGLLQANRAIFALSQGNGIIPDYPTQLTISNQNPVTLRWKTVQPTLENVSISHYNIYRSKAPNQYNFTKVDEVPHNGNLTFTSWVEPSYLLGTIYYRVTSVDANGRESITSNEVSYTNIEQKILSDYSPGIAYDYALYQNYPNPFNPITTISYSIKEDGIVKLVVYDVLGQEQKTLVNEFQNAGTYKINFNSENLSSGVYLYQLISGSYSKTLKMIIAK; encoded by the coding sequence ATGAAATACTTAACAATTAAAATATTTATTTTTATATGGATTTTTAATTCATTGGTATTTTTACAAAATAATATTCATATTAACGGGAGAGATTATATTAAGCAAAATAATAAATGGTTTATCAAAGACCTTAATTCTGATGAATTATTGCCTTTAAACGAATTATCAATGACGGTAAAATTAAAAGAAAGGGTTCCAAGACAGGCACTCGAAGCACTCAATATGGTAAATAACATAACAATATTAAGAGAAAATGAATTGGGATATATTGACCTAAAATTACCACAGGGAGCTATTTTCCATCAAAGATTAAATGCTTACTTAAGCAGTGGGTTGTTTGAATCAGTTGAAATGAATTCATTTGGAGGCACTAATTCCACGCCTAACGATCCTTTTTTTAGTAGCCAGTATCATTGGTTTAACATTAATGGTTGGCCTCATATAAATGCACCCTTTGCTTGGGATACAGAAACCGGAGCTACAAATCCTGTTACAGTTGCTGTTTTAGATTTAGGTGTTGATTCATTAAATATTGATTTAAACTTGTCATCAGTCAAATGGGATTTTTATAACAACGATCCAGAGCCTCAGCCAATAGCAAATGATCACCATGGAACTGGTGTAGCAGGAGTAATTGGTGCAAAAACAAATAACGGTTTGATGGTAAGTGGCATTTCAGGCGGTTGGGGTAATAATAACTTAGGTAGTAAGATTATGGCAATAAGAGTCGGCTCAGGTGAATTTATTGATGGAGAAAGGGTAGATGATGCAATTATTTTTGCAGCAAACAATGGTGCTAAGGTAATCAATATGAGCTTCTGGATTGATGAAACTCGGGCAATCAAAGATGCTATTGAATATGCATATAATCAGAAAGGATGTTTACTCGTCGCTGCAGCTGGTAATCAAATTAATCAAACAAATCTCAGGTTTCCGGCCAAACATCCTAAAGTCCATTCTGTAGGAGGGATTACTAAGAGCTGGTTGTATTATAATAATAGAGGAACAGACTTGGATGTGGTTGCACCAAATGAAAATATTGTTACAACTGCCAACGGAACTTTTGGTATAGGACAATTTTCAGGAACTTCATTCTCTTCGCCTCAGGTTGCAGGCGTTGGAGCGTTGTTGTATTCAAGAAAACCTGATATTTTGCATATGGATATTCGTAAAGTGATCAATCAAACAGCTATTTACACTCCACAAATGGAAAGTGACCCGACTAAATTCGGAAATGGATTACTTCAGGCAAACAGAGCTATTTTTGCTTTATCACAGGGGAACGGTATTATACCAGATTATCCTACTCAATTGACAATAAGCAATCAAAATCCTGTCACTTTGAGATGGAAAACAGTGCAGCCAACTTTAGAAAATGTTTCAATTTCTCATTACAACATTTATCGTTCGAAAGCTCCTAACCAATACAATTTTACAAAAGTTGATGAAGTTCCGCACAATGGAAATTTAACCTTTACATCGTGGGTAGAACCCAGTTATTTATTGGGTACAATTTATTATCGGGTTACATCTGTAGATGCTAATGGAAGGGAATCTATTACATCAAATGAAGTTTCTTATACTAATATTGAACAAAAAATACTATCTGACTATTCTCCTGGTATTGCATATGACTACGCTCTTTATCAGAATTATCCGAATCCATTTAATCCAATAACGACTATCAGTTATTCAATAAAAGAAGATGGGATTGTAAAATTAGTTGTTTATGATGTTCTTGGGCAGGAGCAAAAAACATTAGTAAATGAATTTCAAAATGCTGGCACATATAAAATAAATTTTAACTCAGAAAATCTTTCCAGTGGAGTATATCTGTATCAATTGATTAGTGGCAGCTATTCTAAAACTCTTAAAATGATTATAGCTAAATAA
- a CDS encoding M28 family peptidase: MKKHLQNLGVFFLFLFSFSSFAQNPTVQQIINSVKQDSLVYFVRELSGNVPTVVNGQTVTIVSRHKNNSANELAKDYIKQKLQSYGITTTIQNFSSSGNNVIGTQPGTQFPNQKLIICAHYDDMPSGTTAPGADDNASGTAAVIEAARILSQYSFPYTIVYALWDEEEQGLVGSNYYATQARNVNDSIVGVVNMDMIAYDSNNDGIVNVHNRAVANSVELYQKMVEVNSQYGINLTIVSYNPGSTYSDHASFWSKNYGAILLIEDDNDFNAYYHTTSDLVQYFNQPYYTKSAKLAIGTFATLALNLNLQISHTPIASMTQSQPVVTTAQITTGLEIGTGISAPRLYYRTSTGSGFSSFNEVVGTNSGGSNFSFTIPAIPLGSIVQYYIAAQDANSTIVKTLPAGGSGFNPPGNVPPPAFYQFYVAPVSVALYDEANNLNNWTSVSGWDTTKSKYVSPPTSFTDSPGSTYPQNVIATLTYNNAINLAGILGAELEFDTQWDIENNWDYGQVLVSTNNGSTWTPLAGNYTNPGTGSFQPPNEPLYDGTQTTWVHEKMNLSNFIGQTIKLRFLLRSDGSIQNDGWYVDNIKISTYNTVIPVELTSFTAVANGNNVELSWSTATETNNRGFEIQRSQSPKFTSEVIWEKIGFVNGKGTTTEPQSYLFTDKNLRAGKYSYRLKQIDFDGTFEYSNEIEVEIFTPDKFVLEQNYPNPFNPSTKISFVIPNSVRNLVTLIVYDVLGNEVATLLNEYKEAGRYEVEFNASELPSGIYYYKLSAGNFTDVKKMMVIK, from the coding sequence ATGAAAAAGCATCTACAGAACCTCGGTGTATTTTTTCTTTTTCTTTTTTCCTTTTCATCGTTTGCACAGAATCCAACTGTCCAGCAAATAATAAATTCTGTAAAACAGGATTCTCTTGTTTACTTTGTTCGTGAACTCTCAGGCAATGTTCCAACAGTTGTTAACGGACAAACTGTAACGATAGTATCCAGACATAAAAACAATTCGGCAAACGAACTCGCAAAAGATTATATAAAACAAAAACTGCAATCGTATGGAATTACAACAACAATTCAGAATTTCTCATCAAGCGGCAATAATGTTATCGGAACACAGCCCGGAACACAATTCCCAAATCAAAAACTGATAATATGTGCTCACTATGATGATATGCCTTCAGGTACAACGGCGCCCGGAGCAGATGATAACGCAAGCGGAACGGCAGCAGTAATTGAGGCAGCAAGAATTTTATCTCAATATTCTTTCCCTTACACAATTGTTTATGCTCTTTGGGACGAAGAAGAACAAGGATTGGTTGGAAGCAACTATTATGCTACTCAGGCAAGGAATGTAAATGATTCAATTGTTGGTGTGGTTAATATGGATATGATTGCTTATGATAGCAACAATGATGGAATAGTTAATGTTCATAATCGGGCTGTTGCAAACTCAGTTGAGTTGTATCAAAAGATGGTTGAAGTAAATTCGCAATATGGAATTAATCTTACCATTGTGTCTTATAATCCCGGGTCCACTTACAGCGATCACGCATCATTCTGGTCGAAGAATTATGGTGCAATTTTATTAATTGAAGATGACAATGACTTTAATGCATACTATCATACTACAAGCGATTTGGTTCAGTATTTCAATCAACCTTATTACACAAAATCTGCAAAGCTCGCTATCGGAACTTTCGCAACACTTGCATTAAATCTTAATCTGCAGATTTCTCATACTCCGATTGCTTCAATGACCCAATCGCAACCAGTTGTTACCACAGCACAAATTACAACTGGATTAGAAATAGGGACAGGAATTTCAGCGCCCAGACTTTACTACAGAACAAGCACCGGAAGTGGTTTCAGCTCTTTCAATGAAGTTGTAGGAACAAATTCAGGTGGGAGTAATTTCAGCTTTACAATTCCTGCAATACCACTCGGAAGTATCGTTCAATATTATATTGCAGCACAGGATGCAAATTCAACTATAGTTAAAACACTACCTGCTGGCGGAAGTGGATTTAATCCTCCTGGTAATGTTCCGCCTCCGGCATTTTATCAGTTTTATGTTGCACCTGTATCAGTAGCGTTGTATGATGAAGCAAATAATTTAAACAACTGGACTTCAGTAAGCGGTTGGGATACTACAAAATCCAAATATGTTTCACCACCGACATCATTTACTGATTCACCGGGGAGCACTTATCCTCAGAATGTTATAGCAACATTAACTTACAATAATGCTATAAATCTTGCCGGCATTCTCGGAGCAGAACTGGAATTTGATACTCAATGGGATATAGAAAATAACTGGGATTATGGTCAGGTTTTGGTTTCAACAAATAATGGTTCAACCTGGACACCGCTTGCAGGAAATTATACAAATCCCGGAACGGGTTCTTTCCAGCCACCCAATGAACCTCTCTACGATGGTACACAAACAACTTGGGTTCATGAAAAAATGAACCTTTCAAATTTCATTGGACAAACTATTAAGCTAAGGTTTTTATTACGCTCTGATGGTTCAATTCAAAATGATGGTTGGTATGTTGATAATATAAAAATCTCAACTTACAATACTGTCATTCCCGTTGAACTAACATCGTTCACTGCAGTTGCAAATGGAAATAATGTTGAGCTGAGCTGGTCAACTGCTACAGAAACAAATAACCGTGGTTTTGAAATTCAAAGAAGTCAAAGTCCGAAATTCACTAGCGAAGTTATCTGGGAGAAAATCGGTTTTGTTAATGGCAAAGGAACTACAACTGAACCTCAGAGTTATCTGTTTACTGATAAAAATCTGAGAGCAGGAAAGTATTCTTACAGACTGAAACAAATAGATTTTGACGGAACATTTGAGTATTCAAATGAAATAGAAGTTGAAATATTTACACCAGATAAATTTGTACTTGAGCAAAACTATCCGAATCCATTTAATCCTTCAACCAAAATTTCATTTGTCATTCCGAACAGTGTAAGGAATCTTGTAACATTGATAGTTTATGATGTATTGGGAAATGAAGTAGCAACACTCTTGAATGAATACAAAGAAGCGGGCAGATATGAAGTTGAATTTAATGCTTCTGAGTTACCAAGTGGAATATATTATTACAAACTTTCTGCAGGTAACTTTACGGATGTGAAGAAGATGATGGTGATTAAGTAG
- a CDS encoding thioredoxin family protein, translating to MIEKKFLLKEKLNNAFTYLQFKELSEKNVVDVNPDLLNEMERAYYDYRKLNLARVSRLEKLYKPTEEALTTISNIQNYQLWLVITEDWCGDSAQTLPVIAALANLNKNIDLKILLRDSNPDVMDLYLTNGKRSIPKLVVLDKELNEIFQWGPRPLAAKSLADELHKKGLDKQEVIKQLHLWYAKDGGYSTEKEILELLGNNLKTNANHQTTF from the coding sequence ATGATTGAAAAGAAGTTCTTACTCAAAGAAAAATTAAATAATGCCTTTACATATCTGCAATTCAAAGAACTTAGTGAGAAAAATGTTGTGGATGTTAACCCTGATTTGTTAAATGAAATGGAACGGGCTTATTATGATTACAGGAAGTTAAATCTTGCAAGAGTTTCAAGACTTGAAAAGTTGTATAAGCCAACCGAAGAAGCATTAACTACAATAAGCAATATTCAAAACTATCAGCTCTGGCTTGTTATCACAGAAGACTGGTGCGGAGATTCTGCACAAACTTTACCTGTTATTGCTGCGTTGGCAAATCTTAATAAAAATATTGATTTGAAAATTCTTTTGCGCGATTCAAATCCGGATGTAATGGATTTGTATTTGACGAACGGTAAAAGAAGCATTCCAAAACTTGTTGTGTTAGATAAAGAACTGAATGAAATATTTCAATGGGGACCTCGTCCACTAGCAGCAAAATCTCTCGCTGATGAATTGCATAAAAAAGGATTGGACAAGCAGGAAGTTATTAAACAGCTACATCTCTGGTATGCAAAAGACGGTGGTTACTCAACTGAAAAAGAGATTCTTGAACTACTCGGCAATAATTTGAAAACAAATGCTAATCATCAAACAACTTTTTAA
- a CDS encoding DUF2203 domain-containing protein: protein MTTTTKYFTPEEARRTLPLVRKIVQDILDTTREMRLIAEDLQGDFEEDARIKKLADEVNGFLKELEEIGCFYKDSNFQIGLVDFPALFDGREVYLCWRSDEDDILYYHEVDAGYQGRKKIPPQYFEGSLF from the coding sequence ATGACAACCACAACAAAATATTTTACACCGGAAGAGGCAAGAAGAACACTCCCATTGGTCAGGAAAATTGTTCAGGATATTCTTGATACAACGAGAGAAATGCGTCTGATTGCCGAAGATCTGCAAGGCGATTTTGAAGAAGACGCGCGTATAAAAAAACTTGCAGATGAGGTAAATGGCTTTCTTAAAGAGCTTGAGGAAATAGGTTGTTTTTATAAAGATTCAAATTTTCAAATTGGACTGGTAGATTTTCCTGCACTGTTTGATGGTCGTGAAGTATATCTCTGCTGGCGAAGTGATGAAGATGATATACTTTACTATCACGAAGTTGACGCCGGATATCAGGGTAGAAAGAAAATTCCCCCACAATATTTTGAAGGATCGTTGTTCTGA